One Benincasa hispida cultivar B227 chromosome 5, ASM972705v1, whole genome shotgun sequence genomic window carries:
- the LOC120077152 gene encoding 60S ribosomal protein L23, producing the protein MSKRGRGGSAGNKFRMSLGLPVAATVNCADNTGAKNLYIISVKGIKGRLNRLPSACVGDMVMATVKKGKPDLRKKVLPAVIVRQRKPWRRKDGVFMYFEDNAGVIVNPKGEMKGSAITGPIGKECADLWPRIASAANAIV; encoded by the exons ATGTCGAAGCGAG GTAGGGGAGGTTCCGCTGGGAACAAATTTAGGATGTCGCTAGGTCTACCTGTGGCGGCTACAGTGAACTGTGCTGACAATACAGGAGCTAAGAACCTTTATATCATTTCGGTGAAGGGGATCAAGGGCCGCCTCAACCGTTTGCCATCAGCTTGTGTTGGTGATATGGTCATGGCGACAGTCAAGAAGGGAAAACCTGACCTCAGGAAGAAGGTGCTACCTGCTGTTATTGTTAGGCAGCGCAAGCCATGGCGCCGAAAGGATGGTGTCTTCATGTACTTTGAAG ATAATGCTGGTGTCATCGTGAACCCCAAAGGAGAGATGAAGG GTTCTGCTATCACAGGTCCAATTGGAAAGGAATGTGCTGATCTCTGGCCCAGAATTGCAAGTGCTGCTAATgctattgtttga
- the LOC120078566 gene encoding acid phosphatase 1-like, translated as MANLVPFWLLVSPIILAPFVGANWNILRQKKSNHLEIMGDDALKIYCESWRVNVEVNNVKGFEVVPQECINHIKKYMTSSQYIADSNMAIEEVKLYLSSCCNLQGDGTDAWIFDVDDTLLSNIPFYKKYDFGGEKLNETAIEEWMKSSKAPALEHSLKLFNLIKDKGIKIFLISSRRENLRSPTVDNLIQVGYHGWSSLTLRGLDDEGKEVAKYKIEARQRLVNEGYHIWGIVGDQWSSFEGLPTPNRRFKLPNSMYYVA; from the exons ATGGCAAATCTTGTGCCATTTTGGCTTCTTGTTTCACCCATTATTTTGGCACCATTTGTTGGTGCAAATTGGAACATTTTGAGGCAAAAAAAGAGCAATCATTTGGAGATAATGGGTGATGATGCCTTGAAAATTTATTGTGAGAGTTGGAGGGTCAATGTTGAGGTAAACAATGTTAAAGGTTTTGAAGTTGTGCCTCAAGAATGCATAAACCATATCAAAAAGTACATGACTTCTTCCCAATATATTGCTGATTCTAATATGGCAATTGAAGAGGTTAAGCTTTACCTTAGTAGTTGTTGTAACCTTCAAGGTGATGGCACTGATGCTTGGATCTTTGATGTTGATGATACCCTTTTGTCCAACATTCCTTTTTACAAGAAATACGATTTCGG GGGAGAAAAGTTAAATGAAACAGCCATAGAAGAGTGGATGAAAAGCAGCAAAGCACCAGCTCTTGAGCATTCATTGAAACTCTTCAATCTTATTAAAGACAAAGGGATTAAAATCTTTTTGATTTCTTCAAGAAGGGAAAATCTTAGATCTCCAACTGTTGATAATCTCATTCAAGTTGGATACCATGGATGGTCTTCTCTCACATTGAG GGGACTTGATGATGAAGGCAAAGAAGTGGCAAAATACAAGATAGAAGCAAGGCAAAGGCTTGTTAATGAAGGCTACCATATTTGGGGCATTGTTGGTGACCAATGGAGCAGCTTTGAAGGCCTTCCCACTCCTAATAGAAGATTCAAACTCCCAAATTCCATGTACTATGTggcttaa